A stretch of Tachyglossus aculeatus isolate mTacAcu1 chromosome 3, mTacAcu1.pri, whole genome shotgun sequence DNA encodes these proteins:
- the LOC119925335 gene encoding olfactory receptor 1102-like: protein MAKMLTSFLVEKVISFAGCAAQMYSFIALETTECFLLAAVFYNRFVAICNPLIYLIIMSSKAYVLLVIGSYIGGFLHPALHTDCTFSLSFSGYNEINHFYCDITPLFYLSCLNTSLTKLLLLNFVFFIEIIMVMAILTINSTRGKCQASSTCAGHLAAVSIYHGTILFMYLRPSSSYSLEIDKVITVFYTVMIPMMNPLIYSLRNQDVHPVLRKISSRNLYLQLNFVN from the coding sequence ATGGCCAAAATGCTAACAAGCTTTTTAGTAGAGAAGGTCATTTCTTTTGCTggatgtgcagcccagatgtattccTTTATAGCTCTGGAAACTACTGAATGTTTCCTTCTGGCAGCAGTGTTCTACAACCGCTTCGTGGCCATCTGTAATCCGTTAATATATCTAATTATTATGTCCTCAAAAGCGTATGTCCTCTTGGTCATTGGTTCCTACATAGGTGGCTTTCTTCACCCAGCCCTACATACAGATTGCACTTTTTCATTATCGTTTTCTGGCTATAATGAAATCAACCATTTCTACTGCGACATCACCCCTCTGTTTTACCTCTCTTGTTTGAATACCTCCCTTACCAAACTGCTGCTTTTAAACTTTGTCTTTTTCATTGAAATCATCATGGTGATGGCCATCCTGACCATCAACTCTACCAGAGGCAAGTGCCAGGCTTCCTCCACATGTGCaggccatttggctgctgtgagcATATACCATGGGACAATACTCTTCATGTACCTAAGGCCCAGCTCCAGTTACTCTTTGGAAATAGATAAAGTGATCACTGTCTTCTATACAGTAATGATCCCAATGATGAACCctctgatctacagcctgaggaaccaggatgtGCACCCTGTTTTGAGAAAAATTTCATCGAGGAATTTATATTTACAGTTAAATTTTGTCAATTAG
- the LOC119925809 gene encoding olfactory receptor 8J2-like: protein MAERNLTYVTEFVLLGISNHPEWQIPLFLVVLIIYLITAIGNLGIITITNIDSLLKAPMYFFLRHLAFINLGNSTTIAPKMLVNLLAENKTISYYECASQTGCFSISIIAEIFMLTTMAYDQYMAIWKPLIYRVIISREVCIVMVILIYTYSFIEGVIVSTYTFSVSYCSSNVINHFYCDHFPLLALSCSDTHIPETIILIFSGCNLTFTLTVVLVSYSFIILAIVRIRSSEGRWKAFSTCTSHLMAVTVFYGTLFFMYLLPQGSHSLDTDKMASVVYTLVIPMLNPLIYSLKNKEVKDALKRLD from the coding sequence ATGGCAGAGAGAAACCTGACCTATGTGACTGAGTTTGTTCTCTTGGGAATCTCAAACCATCCGGAATGGCAGATTCctctcttcctggtggtcctaATCATCTATCTTATTACAGCAATAGGAAATCTTGGGATAATCACGATTACCAATATAGATTCCCTACTAAAAGCTCCGATGTATTTTTTCCTCAGGCATTTGGCTTTCATCAATCTAGGTAATTCCACCACCATTGCCCCCAAAATGTTGGTGAACCTCTTAGCAGAGAATAAAACCATTTCCTATTATGAATGTGCTTCACAGACAGGCTGTTTTTCAATTTCAATTATTGCAGAGATTTTCATGCTCACTACTATGGCCTATGACCAATACATGGCTATCTGGAAGCCATTGATTTATAGGGTGATTATCTCGAGAGAAGTGTGTATCGTAATGGTTATTCTTATATACACCTATAGCTTCATTGAAGGAGTGATTGTCTCAACTTACACATTTTCAGTGTCCTACTGTTCCTCAAATGTAATCAACCATTTCTATTGTGATCATTTCCCTCTGCTGGCACTTTCCTGCTCTGATACCCATATACCGGAGACAATCATTTTAATATTTTCTGGCTGTAATTTGACTTTCACCCTCACAGTTGTTCTAGTGTCCTATTCTTTCATCATCTTGGCCATTGTGAGGATCCGCTCCTCTGAGGGGAGGtggaaagccttctccacttgcacaTCTCACTTGATGGCTGTAACAGTTTTCTATGGGACTCTCTTTTTCATGTACCTGCTGCCCCAAGGCAGTCACTCCTTGGATACAGATAAAATGGCTTCTGTGGTCTATACCCtggtgatccccatgctgaatcccttgatctacagcctgaagaacaagGAAGTAAAAGATGCTTTGAAAAGACTCGACTAA